The Longimicrobiaceae bacterium region ATCTATGCCACCAGCGACCAGCTTGCCCTGATCCGTCGCATCATCGGCGAGGAGGTGCACGTGGTCGCCACCGCGGGCGACGACGCATACGACGCCCGCCGGGTGCTGCACCGCATCTCCGGATGGAAGAACCGGATGATGGGGCCGGAGGAGGCAAGCCAGGAAGTTGCCGCCGGACGCCTCCGCGGCAACCGCACCGACGACTATGAGGTGCTCGCCTCTACCGTTTACCCCCGATACGAGGAAGCGCTCCGCGCCGCCGGCGCGTGCGACTTCGACGACCTCCTCCTTCTCCCGGTGCGTCTGCTCAGCGAGGACCTGGATGCCCGGGAGAAGCTCTGGAAGCGGTGGCAGTACCTGATGGTGGACGAGTACCAGGATACCAACGGCGCCCAGCTGGAGATGGCCCGGCTCCTCGCGGGACCTCACCGCAACCTGTGCGTGGTCGGCGACGACGACCAGTCGATCTACGCGTGGCGCGGAGCAGACCTGCGGAACATCCTCGAGTTCGAGCGGCACTTCCCCGGTGCCCGGGTGGTGGTGCTGGAGGAGAACTATCGCTCCACACAGCGCATCCTCGACGCGGCCAACGCCGTCATCCGCCACAACGTGGCGCGCAAGAGCAAGACGATGCGGACCGGCAACGGCCCCGGCCCCAGGATCGACTACTGGGAGATGGCAGCCGAGGGGGGAAAGAGCGCGGAGGAGCAGGAGGCGGAAATGGTCGCCCGCGAGATCGGCATCCGCCGCTTCCGTGAGCAGCTCGACTGGGGCGACTTCGCCGTTCTCTACCGGACCAATCAGCAATCGCGCGTGCTGGAGGAAGCTCTCCGCGAAGCCAACATCCCCTACCGGGTAATCGGGGGGACGTCCTACTACGACCGAAAAGAGATCGCCGACGCGGCGGCGTACCTGCGCGTGGTGGTGCAGCCGAAGGACGAGATCGCGTTGCGCCGGATCATCAACTATCCCTCGCGTGGGATCGGCCGCACGACCCTGCTCCGCCTGGTGGACACGGCCCGCGCCTGGGGAGTCCCCCTGTGTGAAGTGCTGGAGCGGAGCGAGGAGGTGGAGGGGCTCGGTCGAGTCGCGGCGGAGGCCGTGGCCTCCTTTGCCCGGTCCCTCGCGCGCTGGCGGGCGCAGCTGGCGGAGGTCGAGACCGCGATCGCCGCGGGCAAGGGCGAAGGCGTGAGCCTCGAGGGATGGGTGCACGAGCTCCTCCGGGAGCTGCGCCTGGAGGAGGCGGTGCGCGCGGAGAATCGCTCCGAGCGAGCAGCCGAGGCGCGCATCGACAACCTGCGCGATTTCGTCTCCGCGGTGGGAGCCTACGAGCGGCGGACCTGGGCCGAGATGCCTCTGCCCGACGAGGAGGCGGAATGGGCGCCGCCCACCCTCGCCGGCTTCCTGGAGCGGGTGTCGCTGATCAACGAGGAGGATCCCGACGAGGACGAGGTCGGCAAGGGGGCGGTGACCCTTCTGACCCTGCACAGCGCGAAGGGCCTGGAGTTCGCGCACGTCTTTCTGGTCGGCCTCGAGGAGGAGATCCTGCCGCACGCTCGTAGCGTGCACGAGATCGCGGAGGGGGCGACCACCGATCCGATTGCCGAAGAGCGGCGCCTGTTCTACGTCGGAATCACCCGGGCACGACACCGGCTCACGTTGTCGTCGTGTCGCACGCGGCGCCGCGGCAGCGAGGAGGTCGAGCGGCAACCCTCCCGTTTCCTATCGGAGATCCCGTCAGAGCTCCTCGAGGTGCGCTCGTCCGCCGCCCCGAGCTCCCTGGACGAGAGCGACCGCGAGCAGCTACGGCAGAATTTCTTCGCGCAGATGAAGGAGATGCTGGGGTAGGGCGGTTGCCAGTCTGAGAAATTCCAGTGGGGGCTCTCGTTCGCGTGCAATCCGTGCGCGGCGAGCTATCGGTCAGGATTGCGCGAAGTCCCCCAGCACCCCCATCACCTCCACATCCTCCACCGCCACACTCCACCGCCCACCCGCCGGGTACGCCGCGCCGATCCGCTCGATCAGGGAATACTCCACCCGACCCGATCGAGCCTTCTTGTCGGTGCGGGTAGCCGCAACGACGGCCGCGGGATCCATCCCCTGCGGAAGAGAGACCGGCATCTCCATGCGGGCCAGCAGCGTGCGCAACGCCTCGGCGGTCCCTGCCACGGTGATTCCCAGCGCCTCCCCCAGGCGCGCCTCCGCCACCAGACCGATGGCGATCGCCTCCCCGTGCAGGAGCGAAAAGCCGGACAGAGCCTCCACGGCGTGACCGATCGTGTGGCCGAAGTTCAGGGTCTTCCTCAGGCCGCCCTCGCGCTCGTCGCGGGTCACCACGTCGGCCTTGATCTTCACGGAACGGGAAACGAGGTGGGCCACCGCATCGGGACGCAGCGCGAGCACGGCCGGGAGCTGCGCCTCCATCCACGCGAAGTACTCGGTATCGGCGATCGCCCCGTGCTTCACCGCCTCGACCAGGCCCGCTAGCAGCTCGCGCGCCGGCAGGGTCTTCAGCACGGCCGTGTCCGCGAGCACGAAGCGCGGCTGGAGGAACGCACCGATCAGATTCTTACCGGCGGGTGTGTCGACTCCGGTCTTGCCCCCCACGGAGGAGTCGATCATTGCCAGCAGCGTCGTGGGGATCTGCACCAGCGGCAGGCCACGCATGTAGGTGGCGGCAACGAACCCGGCCAGGTCTCCGGTCACGCCGCCACCCAGCGCCAGCACCGCAGCGTCACGACCCAACCCCGCGTCGAACAGCGCGTCCGAGAGTCGCTCCCAGCTCGCGCGGGTCTTGTGCACCTCTCCAGCGGGAAAGGTGAAGAGGTCAGCCGTGATCCCCGCGGCGGCCAGGCTCTGCCTTACTTTGTCCCCGTAGAGCCCCGCCACCCGGTCGTCGGAGATCACGGCATACCGGTGCGCCGGGCAGTGTGCGCGGAGCAATTCAGGGAGAAGCGAGAGCACGCCTTCCCCGATGATGATGTCGTATCCTCGTTCTGGAACTTCCGGTAGGTCGACCCGTACGCGCGTTTCGCTGCCCGACCGCTCCATGCTCTTGCCCCTTCCCGGTAAATGCCTCGAGCGAGATCCGACGGTAACCCGCGGTCACCGCCCC contains the following coding sequences:
- the aroB gene encoding 3-dehydroquinate synthase, whose protein sequence is MERSGSETRVRVDLPEVPERGYDIIIGEGVLSLLPELLRAHCPAHRYAVISDDRVAGLYGDKVRQSLAAAGITADLFTFPAGEVHKTRASWERLSDALFDAGLGRDAAVLALGGGVTGDLAGFVAATYMRGLPLVQIPTTLLAMIDSSVGGKTGVDTPAGKNLIGAFLQPRFVLADTAVLKTLPARELLAGLVEAVKHGAIADTEYFAWMEAQLPAVLALRPDAVAHLVSRSVKIKADVVTRDEREGGLRKTLNFGHTIGHAVEALSGFSLLHGEAIAIGLVAEARLGEALGITVAGTAEALRTLLARMEMPVSLPQGMDPAAVVAATRTDKKARSGRVEYSLIERIGAAYPAGGRWSVAVEDVEVMGVLGDFAQS
- a CDS encoding UvrD-helicase domain-containing protein, whose amino-acid sequence is MQLPHYLRGLNPQQQQAALATEGPVLILAGAGSGKTRTLVYRIVHLLKRGVEPRRILAVTFTNRAANEMRERIAAVVGRSMRALTVSTFHSLGARILRQFPDRVGLPERFAIYATSDQLALIRRIIGEEVHVVATAGDDAYDARRVLHRISGWKNRMMGPEEASQEVAAGRLRGNRTDDYEVLASTVYPRYEEALRAAGACDFDDLLLLPVRLLSEDLDAREKLWKRWQYLMVDEYQDTNGAQLEMARLLAGPHRNLCVVGDDDQSIYAWRGADLRNILEFERHFPGARVVVLEENYRSTQRILDAANAVIRHNVARKSKTMRTGNGPGPRIDYWEMAAEGGKSAEEQEAEMVAREIGIRRFREQLDWGDFAVLYRTNQQSRVLEEALREANIPYRVIGGTSYYDRKEIADAAAYLRVVVQPKDEIALRRIINYPSRGIGRTTLLRLVDTARAWGVPLCEVLERSEEVEGLGRVAAEAVASFARSLARWRAQLAEVETAIAAGKGEGVSLEGWVHELLRELRLEEAVRAENRSERAAEARIDNLRDFVSAVGAYERRTWAEMPLPDEEAEWAPPTLAGFLERVSLINEEDPDEDEVGKGAVTLLTLHSAKGLEFAHVFLVGLEEEILPHARSVHEIAEGATTDPIAEERRLFYVGITRARHRLTLSSCRTRRRGSEEVERQPSRFLSEIPSELLEVRSSAAPSSLDESDREQLRQNFFAQMKEMLG